From a region of the Lactuca sativa cultivar Salinas chromosome 4, Lsat_Salinas_v11, whole genome shotgun sequence genome:
- the LOC111889488 gene encoding uncharacterized protein LOC111889488 — protein sequence MVGKQHGRDAFVSQGFDSWNKRQSLRDHMGGIDSFHHKAKENCEFLLKEKQSISAAFNKQTKIEESNYKLRLGASIWCCKFLLKNGLPFRGHDESSDSLNRGIFLELLSFLRDHNEGIRNVTLENASQNNQVTCPRTQKQIVECFSTEIVLDICKEIGKDVFSLLVDELSDVSKKEQMAIVLRYVDNRGVVKERFIGVVHVKDTSSLTLKAAIDDVFTRNNLSMSQVRGQGYDGASNMRGAFNGLKALILQDNDSAHYVHCFAHQLQLVIVGVAKKHDGVDDFFEQLSLVVNVVGGSCKRQDMLRESQRERVQMSIGNGELETGRGLNQESSLIRAGDTRWGSHFKTSTSLMNLFLEVRHVLAYVEEEGSTLSNRNQAFGILKYFKTLDFMFYLHLMYEILHLTNVLSKHLQKKDQDILEATSLVRGTMDALKSLRDTGFAKLLSKVFSFCQKHDINIVDMTENYVTSRGRKTKVTNQFHFEVEIFNTVMDMQIIEFGDRFSELSTQLLEYMGALSPCDSFAKFNKTKLLKLSELYTKDFDDAERMQLDGELEIYYHALHKDDRFTSLQGISDLSRLMVETGKHRSYPMVYRLLKLVLVLPVATATVERCFSAMNFLKTDLRNKIGDDFLNDAMISYVEKEALMKVKIEDVMDRFQKICTRRCQI from the exons ATGGTGGGAAAACAACATGGGAGAGATGCATTTGTTTCACAAGGTTTTGATAGTTGGAATAAAAGACAATCATTGAGAGATCATATGGGTGGTATTGATAGTTTTCATCACAAAGCAAAAGAAAATTGTGAATTTTTATTGAAAGAAAAACAATCTATTAGTGCAGCCTTCAACAAGCAAACCAAGATTGAGGAGAGTAATTATAAACTTCGTTTAGGTGCTTCAATTTGGTGTTGtaaatttttattgaaaaatggtTTACCATTTCGGGGTCATGATGAGTCGAGTGACTCTCTTAATAGAGGGATTTTCTTGGAGTTATTATCTTTCTTGAGAGACCATAATGAAGGCATTCGCAATGTTACATTAGAAAATGCTTCTCAAAATAATCAAGTGACGTGCCCGAGGACTCAAAAGCAAATTGTTGAATGCTTTTCAACAGAGATAGTTTTAGATATTTGCAAAGAAATTGGTAAAGATGTGTTTTCTTTATTGGTTGATGAATTGAGTGATGTATCAAAAAAAGAACAAATGGCCATAGTTTTGAGGTATGTCGACAACCGTGGAGTGGTGAAGGAAAGATTCATTGGAGTGGTGCACGTGAAGGATACATCCTCTTTGACTCTTAAAGCAGCCATAGATGACGTTTTTACCCGTAACAATTTGAGTATGTCTCAG GTAAGAGGACAAGGTTACGATGGGGCAAGCAATATGCGTGGTGCATTTAATGGTCTAAAAGCTTTGATTTTACAAGATAATGATTCAGCGCATTATGTGCATTGCTTTGCACACCAACTTCAGTTAGTTATTGTGGGTGTAGCAAAGAAGCATGATGGTGTTGATGATTTCTTTGAGCAACTTTCTTTGGTGGTTAATGTGGTAGGTGGTTCATGTAAAAGACAAGACATGCTACGGGAAAGTCAAAGAGAAAGGGTGCAAATGTCAATTGGAAATGGTGAACTTGAAACTGGAAGGGGGTTAAACCAAGAGAGCTCTCTTATTCGAGCAGGAGATACAAGATGGGGTTCACATTTCAAAACCAGCACAAGTTTGATGAACTTATTTCTGGAGGTTCGTCATGTTCTTGCTTATGTCGAAGAGGAAGGATCCACTTTAAGTAACCGAAATCAAGCATTTGGTATCTTAAAATATTTCAAGACGTTAGATTTCATGTTTTACTTACATTTGATGTATGAAATTTTACACCTCACGAACGTATTgtcaaagcatcttcaaaaaaaGGATCAAGATATTTTAGAAGCGACTTCTTTGGTTAGAGGGACAATGGACGCATTGAAGTCTTTAAGAGACACGGGGTTTGCTAAACTTTTATCGAAGGTATTCTCTTTTTGTCAAAAACATGATATTAATATTGTGGATATGACGGAAAATTATGTCACATCAAGAGGCCGTAAGACTAAAGTTACTAATCAATTTCATTTTGAAGTTGAAATTTTCAACACCGTCATGGATATGCAAATTATAGAATTCGGGGACCGATTTAGTGAACTTAGCACCCAATTACTAGAATACATGGGGGCTTTGAGTCCTTGTGATTCATTTGCTAaatttaacaaaacaaaattgtTAAAGTTGAGTGAGTTATACACAAAAGATTTTGATGATGCGGAGAGGATGCAACTTGATGGTGAACTTGAAATATATTATCATGCTTTGCATAAAGATGACCGGTTCACTAGTTTGCAAGGAATTTCCGACCTTTCTCGTTTGATGGTGGAAACGGGGAAACATCGGTCTTATCCTATGGTTTATAGGTTGTTGAAGTTGGTTTTGGTTTTACCCGTTGCAACCGCAACGGTTGAAAGATGTTTTTCAGCGATGAATTTTTTGAAGACGGATTTGCGTAACAAAATAGGTGATGATTTTTTGAACGATGCCATGATTTCTTATGTTGAAAAAGAAGCACTTATGAAAGTGAAGATCGAAGATGTAATGGATCGGTTTCAAAAAATATGTACCCGTAGATGTCAAATTTAG